A window of Hallerella porci contains these coding sequences:
- a CDS encoding ATPase, T2SS/T4P/T4SS family — protein MMTKNQVNQIIAKVLLKNNRVSEKQVQEYWTRVDNEHDIGRLLLDAGIIDQKTYQVVLQYVNSLEAKLQAKEFAEKVQAPAPTPAPQPAPAANPEPALAIEGNNPYGQPTATNVQIEKVEGLEQTSIASVSIASEPAPEEKETAEKKEDALPDRFEIESGEGSITPPEQLTTENSLAEILAFARKYGATDVYLSKTSPIAMRICGMLGYVNDKPYEASQLSRLLAEAKAGFADGYEPVVGQDFSKSIAIPGTGRNRLIVSWNETVPNLAFRVISSDAIPLQSLYLPAFCNDFVKLQHGLVLIAGPSGSGRSTTLSAFGEAIASERSVLMQSIEKTIERILSNAKGITIQKEVGLHTSSGVLAVREAVNSSAQVILFDHLDTTDELRALLQAASSGALVFVVTIGKDIFGLLSRLLSSAGDGASDLAASLADELRGVIVQHLIPVIDNQGWVLAVEALKVTSSISDLIRKQELSELPAAIAALKSQGVSLDDSLQNLVESGYIRGEDAWLRSQNRRRFAAYRPQTKG, from the coding sequence ATGATGACAAAAAATCAAGTCAATCAAATCATTGCCAAAGTTCTTCTCAAGAACAACCGCGTTTCCGAGAAGCAAGTGCAAGAATATTGGACGCGTGTCGATAATGAGCACGATATCGGCCGTTTGCTTTTAGATGCGGGAATCATCGATCAGAAAACGTATCAAGTCGTTTTGCAATATGTGAATTCTCTCGAAGCAAAATTGCAAGCGAAGGAATTCGCAGAAAAAGTTCAAGCGCCCGCGCCAACTCCTGCGCCACAGCCCGCACCGGCTGCTAATCCCGAGCCAGCTCTTGCGATTGAAGGCAATAATCCGTATGGACAACCGACGGCGACGAATGTGCAAATTGAAAAAGTCGAAGGCTTAGAGCAGACGAGTATTGCGTCGGTTTCGATTGCGTCGGAGCCCGCGCCCGAAGAAAAAGAAACGGCAGAGAAAAAAGAAGACGCTCTTCCGGATCGCTTTGAAATTGAAAGCGGGGAAGGTTCCATTACTCCGCCAGAACAGTTGACGACTGAAAATTCTCTCGCCGAAATTTTAGCGTTTGCAAGAAAATACGGCGCAACGGATGTGTATCTTTCGAAAACTTCTCCGATTGCGATGCGCATCTGCGGAATGCTCGGTTATGTAAACGATAAGCCTTACGAAGCATCGCAACTTTCGCGGCTTCTCGCCGAAGCGAAAGCGGGATTTGCGGACGGTTACGAACCGGTCGTCGGACAAGATTTTAGCAAGTCCATTGCGATTCCAGGAACAGGCCGCAACCGTTTAATTGTTTCGTGGAATGAAACGGTGCCGAATCTCGCTTTCCGCGTGATTTCTTCGGATGCAATTCCTTTGCAATCGCTTTACTTGCCCGCGTTCTGCAACGACTTTGTGAAATTGCAGCACGGTTTGGTTTTAATCGCGGGCCCATCGGGAAGCGGACGCTCGACGACTCTTTCGGCTTTTGGCGAAGCGATTGCGAGTGAACGCTCGGTGCTGATGCAGTCGATTGAAAAAACGATTGAACGCATTTTGTCCAATGCCAAAGGCATTACGATTCAGAAAGAAGTGGGTTTGCATACATCGTCGGGAGTTTTGGCGGTTCGCGAAGCGGTCAATTCTTCGGCGCAGGTCATTCTCTTCGATCACTTGGATACGACGGACGAATTGCGGGCGCTTTTGCAAGCAGCATCTTCGGGCGCTCTCGTTTTTGTGGTGACGATTGGCAAAGATATTTTCGGATTGCTTTCGCGGTTGCTTTCTTCTGCGGGCGATGGCGCAAGCGATTTAGCTGCATCCCTTGCCGATGAATTGCGGGGAGTGATCGTGCAGCATTTAATTCCGGTGATCGATAATCAAGGTTGGGTTCTCGCGGTCGAAGCGTTAAAAGTTACTTCGTCGATTTCGGATTTAATTCGGAAACAAGAACTCAGCGAATTACCGGCTGCGATTGCAGCGTTAAAAAGTCAAGGCGTTTCCTTGGACGATTCGCTACAGAATTTAGTGGAATCGGGATATATCCGCGGCGAAGATGCTTGGCTGCGTTCTCAAAATCGTCGGCGTTTTGCCGCATACCGTCCGCAGACAAAGGGTTGA
- a CDS encoding ATPase, T2SS/T4P/T4SS family, which produces MLNLNVCLNYALQSGATDVILAEGFVPNVRIAGSLHAIPETEKLSFGDLESALGSLEGECGAFIGGPWQNANWRVRYSREAFGKMATLRAVGADSPNLAALEAPESVSNLIGASSGLILFTGPIASGKTTTASAYVSEVCNSRILRAAFLDPLPEYKIYSGESLVRKRRSNVPLTKDIVQNLRAGTDLFWLGDVSLSESVLPMLCAAEMGSLVVATLNADSAKSAITNLLSLEESSNRELARNLLAANLKAVVSEHLILSADKTSLVPAWEVLYNDTSVAPLIHAGEYFRIPQVMRAATSEGSLPLDDSLLQLVRGNRISKADARVYAMDETLFLD; this is translated from the coding sequence ATGCTGAATTTAAATGTTTGCTTAAATTATGCGCTGCAGTCGGGTGCAACCGATGTCATCCTCGCCGAAGGCTTTGTGCCGAATGTTCGCATCGCGGGCAGTTTGCATGCAATTCCCGAAACGGAAAAACTTTCTTTTGGCGATCTCGAAAGTGCGCTCGGTTCTCTCGAAGGTGAATGTGGTGCTTTTATCGGTGGACCGTGGCAGAACGCAAATTGGCGCGTGCGTTATTCGCGGGAAGCGTTTGGAAAAATGGCGACTCTCCGCGCAGTCGGTGCAGACTCGCCGAATTTAGCTGCATTAGAAGCGCCCGAATCCGTTTCCAATTTAATCGGAGCTTCTTCGGGTTTGATTCTTTTTACGGGGCCAATCGCTTCGGGAAAAACGACGACGGCTTCGGCTTATGTTTCCGAAGTTTGCAACAGTCGCATTTTACGCGCAGCATTTCTTGACCCGCTTCCGGAATACAAAATTTATTCGGGCGAAAGTTTAGTGCGAAAAAGACGTTCAAATGTTCCGTTAACGAAAGACATTGTGCAAAATTTACGCGCGGGAACGGATCTCTTTTGGCTCGGCGATGTCTCGCTTTCGGAATCTGTTCTCCCGATGCTTTGCGCCGCAGAAATGGGCTCGTTAGTCGTCGCCACATTAAATGCGGATTCGGCAAAATCAGCGATTACCAATTTGCTTTCACTCGAAGAATCGAGCAATCGTGAACTCGCACGAAATCTTCTTGCGGCAAATTTAAAAGCGGTTGTTTCGGAACATCTCATTTTGTCCGCAGATAAAACTTCGCTTGTCCCCGCTTGGGAAGTGCTTTATAACGACACAAGTGTTGCGCCGCTCATTCACGCGGGCGAATACTTCCGCATTCCGCAGGTGATGCGCGCAGCGACTTCCGAAGGCTCGCTCCCGTTAGATGATTCGCTCTTGCAACTCGTTCGCGGAAACCGCATTTCTAAAGCGGACGCTCGCGTGTATGCAATGGATGAAACTCTTTTCTTGGATTAG